The segment CAACCGCCAGCTTTATCGGTTCTGCCCCCGAGACGGATTGGGCTCCATCTCCATGGCGCACGATCAATGAACAGACCGTCGAAGCGGTGGTCAAGGCCATACAAGAACGGATGGCCATCTTGGTAAGCTATCAGTCCATGACTTCCTTGGATGAGTCTGTGCGTCTTTTGTCTCCACATTCACTTGGAAACGATGGATTTCGCTGGCATGTACGTGCGTTTTGCCATAAACGTCAGCGGTTCAGCGATTTTGTGCTCGCACGCATTCTGCGCATCGATGGCTTTGAACCAAGCCATGTAGATGCAAGACAGGATTCACATTGGCAAACGGTCCTTACATTGGTGCTGGCACCGCATCCCGATTTGCCACCTGCAAAAAAACGTGTTTTGGAACTGGATTACGGCATGGAAAATGGACAAGTCCAACTGCCATGCCGCCAGGCTTTCTTATACTACACTCTAAGACGCCTCGGCTTGCATACTAAAGAGGCATCCGACCCTCTCGCGCAGCAAATCACTTTGAAGAACCGCGATGAAATTCAACCCTATATTGATGCATTGTCAGCCCAAGGTTAACTGCCATGACAACTATTTTTGAACTGGTCAAAGACCCCTACGAACGCAAGGCGCGAGTGATTCCTGGCCTTCTTGTGGCTTTGCCGTTGCTCGTTCCCTTGTTGTGCGTCTACGGCGCAAAGCACCCTGTGCTTACAAGCGTGATCGGGCTGCTTGGCGGCTGCGGCGCAATCTATGCGCTCGCAAGCGTAGCCCGTGGGCGTGGAAAGATGTT is part of the Janthinobacterium sp. 67 genome and harbors:
- a CDS encoding WYL domain-containing protein, with the protein product MDLTNHFGLSTPQASLDIAKYTELAPKNLAYDRSSKTYTATPNFRPLYQRSSAQRYLAELLATKMGIVEPTASFIGSAPETDWAPSPWRTINEQTVEAVVKAIQERMAILVSYQSMTSLDESVRLLSPHSLGNDGFRWHVRAFCHKRQRFSDFVLARILRIDGFEPSHVDARQDSHWQTVLTLVLAPHPDLPPAKKRVLELDYGMENGQVQLPCRQAFLYYTLRRLGLHTKEASDPLAQQITLKNRDEIQPYIDALSAQG